Proteins found in one Chloroherpetonaceae bacterium genomic segment:
- a CDS encoding group II truncated hemoglobin, with protein MTTHYERLGGEAKVRELAETFYRIMDTDPNAKTIRALHPFSLHESTEKFFYFLSGWTGGPPLYTDRFGHPRLRARHLPFPIGEKERDEWLYCMQKALNEVVADESLKFELLGSFARTADFMRNKEG; from the coding sequence ATGACGACACACTATGAGCGGCTTGGCGGTGAAGCTAAGGTTCGCGAACTCGCCGAGACTTTTTACCGAATTATGGATACAGACCCAAACGCGAAAACCATTCGCGCCCTGCATCCTTTTTCGCTGCATGAATCCACAGAAAAATTTTTCTATTTCCTTTCGGGTTGGACAGGCGGGCCGCCGCTCTATACCGACCGCTTCGGTCATCCGCGTTTGCGGGCAAGGCATCTTCCCTTTCCTATCGGAGAGAAGGAGCGCGATGAATGGCTTTATTGTATGCAAAAAGCACTGAATGAAGTTGTGGCAGATGAATCACTCAAGTTCGAACTCTTGGGCTCCTTTGCTCGCACGGCTGATTTTATGCGGAATAAAGAAGGATAA